From a single Pseudoalteromonas nigrifaciens genomic region:
- a CDS encoding capsid protein, producing the protein MSNGMPFTPDVEQTAIAIAYKNKALVADTLAPYSPVGLRNYKWTEYKKGEKFTVVDDKIGRKSSPNQVEFSVEDRTGSVVDFGLADVVPNDDVTNAPANYNPRLHAAESLTDLVLLNREIRVANMYNKAANFGSTQSLAAGGQKRLDDATLDILPFFLDMLDAPLMRPNAMTLSQSVATKLRTHPKLLKAFNGTSGDQGLVPWSYIKEVLELDYITVGQARLNTAKKGQALDLQRVWKDSLSFTYHDPLASFNNNRMTFALTARYGSRTSGNRDVAAGLNGGVEIMVGEAVQEQVIAKDCGILLTNVLTPG; encoded by the coding sequence ATGAGTAATGGTATGCCATTTACCCCTGATGTTGAGCAAACGGCGATTGCCATTGCTTACAAAAATAAAGCCTTGGTTGCAGATACACTTGCACCTTATTCACCGGTTGGGTTACGTAACTACAAATGGACCGAGTATAAAAAAGGCGAAAAATTTACCGTTGTAGACGATAAAATTGGCCGTAAATCGTCTCCTAATCAAGTTGAGTTTAGTGTTGAAGATAGAACAGGCTCAGTTGTTGATTTTGGCTTAGCAGATGTTGTGCCAAATGACGATGTTACGAATGCGCCAGCAAACTATAACCCGCGTTTACATGCTGCTGAAAGTTTAACTGATTTGGTATTGCTTAATCGTGAAATACGCGTTGCTAATATGTACAACAAAGCTGCTAACTTTGGTAGCACTCAATCATTAGCGGCGGGCGGACAAAAGCGTTTAGATGATGCAACACTGGATATTTTGCCGTTCTTTTTAGACATGCTTGATGCACCACTTATGCGCCCGAATGCCATGACGCTATCGCAAAGTGTGGCCACTAAGCTGCGTACCCACCCTAAGTTACTAAAAGCGTTTAACGGTACTAGTGGTGATCAAGGCCTAGTGCCATGGAGTTATATTAAAGAAGTACTTGAGCTTGATTATATAACCGTAGGCCAAGCGCGACTGAACACAGCTAAAAAAGGCCAGGCACTTGATCTGCAACGTGTGTGGAAAGATAGCTTGTCGTTTACTTACCACGATCCGCTTGCGTCGTTTAACAATAACCGTATGACCTTTGCGCTAACCGCCCGTTATGGCTCGCGTACATCGGGCAATCGTGATGTTGCTGCTGGTTTAAACGGTGGTGTTGAAATTATGGTAGGCGAAGCTGTACAAGAGCAAGTTATTGCAAAAGATTGCGGTATTTTACTTACCAACGTATTAACGCCTGGCTAA
- a CDS encoding phage virion morphogenesis protein, with translation MAGVFINITGNALPRLTQIANTSGEPADVLDDIGAFLDMDVTTRFLREVTPEGRKWEQSQAAKDRGGLTLTDERNLAGSVTHNVNGNTLEHGLGEKYAAIHHFGGKTGRNKSVTLPARTILGIAAVQETEINDIITDWLI, from the coding sequence TTGGCGGGTGTATTTATAAATATAACGGGTAATGCACTGCCCCGCTTAACCCAAATTGCAAACACAAGCGGTGAACCAGCTGATGTACTGGACGACATTGGTGCATTTTTAGACATGGACGTCACCACTCGATTTTTACGTGAAGTAACACCCGAAGGCCGTAAGTGGGAGCAGTCGCAAGCGGCCAAAGACCGTGGTGGTTTAACGCTTACTGATGAGCGTAACCTGGCAGGCTCTGTTACGCATAACGTAAATGGTAATACGCTTGAGCATGGCTTAGGTGAAAAGTACGCAGCCATACACCATTTTGGCGGTAAGACCGGCCGTAATAAAAGCGTGACCTTACCCGCACGGACAATACTGGGTATTGCTGCTGTGCAAGAGACTGAAATTAACGACATCATTACTGATTGGTTAATTTAA
- a CDS encoding phage tail terminator protein has protein sequence MAFNFDLNNIETLLSNTVLNATVGFASDFNYVREHAVHSAQLFVLPLADDNINTNEVPGLDEYQVKDVFAVMIVIPCSAGNATTDEQIKQLRSDIKTAVAGCQYAGWDAIKLDKGRTIELSKKTNNLIYQCQFSVTGIHTVAVRAMP, from the coding sequence ATGGCATTTAACTTTGATTTAAACAACATAGAAACCTTGCTAAGCAACACTGTGCTTAATGCAACCGTTGGCTTTGCAAGCGACTTTAACTACGTGCGTGAACATGCAGTACACAGTGCCCAGCTGTTTGTATTGCCACTGGCCGATGACAATATCAATACCAATGAAGTGCCTGGGCTTGATGAGTACCAGGTTAAAGATGTGTTTGCGGTGATGATTGTGATCCCCTGCTCTGCAGGGAATGCCACCACTGATGAGCAAATTAAACAATTGCGAAGTGATATTAAAACCGCCGTGGCTGGGTGCCAGTATGCGGGGTGGGATGCAATAAAACTTGATAAAGGCCGCACGATTGAGCTTAGCAAGAAAACAAATAATTTAATTTATCAGTGTCAGTTTAGTGTAACTGGCATACATACCGTAGCTGTGAGGGCAATGCCATGA